In one window of Verrucomicrobiia bacterium DNA:
- a CDS encoding polyprenyl synthetase family protein, with amino-acid sequence MKASDSLGLTQESLVQLQSEFERFWQIFFLSHQARFSRNDFFEPLYYDVVEFASRRAKRIRPILFLASYRIFTREGKIASDLWQMAAALELLHSFILIHDDIIDQSEKRRGLPTFHKLIELKQGNRFQKERIGQNIALVMGDILLVLAIETFSRAVEGSPLKQEALQKFLSYVTETGMGEVHDILLSASELGRINFSDIEQMYHKKTTRYTIECPLLLGALWGGGKEEKLFALETFARPIGMAFQIQNDLLEFQHFDWDDVMFQSDILEGKKTFLLRAAYENLSDTDRAMLQLCLKPGLGKTSVYQIHELIQKSGAVEVLNEKMQQLFEEAENILIHSPLSELEQKELLLVINWIRQQK; translated from the coding sequence ATGAAAGCTTCCGATTCGCTCGGTTTAACGCAGGAATCACTCGTTCAATTGCAGTCGGAATTTGAACGGTTTTGGCAAATTTTTTTTCTTTCGCATCAGGCGCGTTTTAGTCGAAATGATTTTTTTGAACCGCTCTATTATGATGTGGTGGAATTTGCGTCTCGACGAGCTAAACGCATTCGTCCGATATTGTTTCTAGCTTCCTATCGCATTTTCACTCGCGAGGGAAAAATTGCATCAGATTTATGGCAAATGGCAGCCGCTTTGGAATTATTGCATTCTTTTATTTTAATTCATGATGATATTATTGATCAAAGTGAAAAGCGTCGGGGATTGCCAACCTTCCATAAATTAATCGAATTAAAGCAAGGCAATCGTTTTCAAAAAGAAAGAATAGGACAAAATATTGCGTTGGTGATGGGTGATATTTTGTTGGTTTTGGCGATTGAAACTTTTTCCCGAGCAGTGGAAGGTTCCCCATTGAAGCAAGAGGCGTTACAGAAATTTTTATCATATGTGACTGAGACGGGTATGGGAGAGGTGCATGATATTTTGTTAAGCGCGAGTGAACTGGGGAGGATAAATTTCTCGGATATTGAACAAATGTACCATAAAAAAACCACTCGCTATACTATTGAATGTCCTTTGTTATTAGGAGCGTTATGGGGCGGGGGAAAAGAAGAGAAATTATTTGCTTTGGAGACTTTTGCTCGACCGATTGGTATGGCATTTCAAATTCAAAATGATCTATTGGAATTTCAACATTTTGATTGGGATGATGTCATGTTTCAAAGTGATATTTTAGAGGGGAAGAAGACTTTTTTATTACGAGCGGCTTATGAAAATTTGAGTGATACCGATCGTGCTATGTTGCAATTGTGTTTAAAGCCGGGTTTGGGCAAAACTTCAGTTTATCAAATCCATGAGTTGATACAAAAATCTGGCGCTGTGGAAGTATTGAATGAAAAAATGCAGCAGCTTTTTGAGGAGGCAGAAAATATTTTAATTCACTCTCCACTTTCTGAATTGGAACAGAAAGAATTATTGTTGGTGATTAATTGGATTCGTCAGCAAAAGTGA
- the lpxA gene encoding acyl-ACP--UDP-N-acetylglucosamine O-acyltransferase, with product MAATKIHSTSMVSPKAEIGDEVVIGPYCVIHDGVKLGKGCYLHSHVVIAGPTKIGEENEFYSFCSIGGRTQDLKYQEEPTYLEIGDQNCFREFVTINRGTAPGSRTVVGSFNNLLAYAHVAHDCVVGNYCIFSNNGTLAGHVIMEDYAIVGGLSAVHQFCRLGKLSIVGGCAKIVQDVPPFMIADGNPAAIRSINTVGLQRQGVEESVQQDLKQAFKWLYGGSYNTTQALDKIEDEIQASQEIKHLLHFIRHSQRGIIR from the coding sequence ATGGCGGCGACAAAAATTCATTCGACAAGCATGGTAAGTCCCAAGGCAGAAATTGGTGATGAGGTGGTGATTGGTCCTTATTGCGTGATTCATGATGGAGTGAAATTGGGAAAGGGTTGCTATTTACATTCGCATGTGGTCATTGCGGGACCGACGAAGATTGGAGAAGAGAATGAATTTTACTCATTTTGTTCGATTGGCGGAAGGACACAGGATTTAAAATATCAAGAGGAACCGACTTATCTAGAGATTGGTGATCAAAATTGTTTTCGAGAATTTGTTACGATCAATCGCGGCACCGCTCCAGGCAGTCGAACGGTGGTAGGTTCTTTTAATAATTTATTAGCATATGCTCATGTTGCTCATGATTGTGTCGTGGGAAATTATTGTATTTTTTCCAATAACGGCACGTTGGCGGGTCATGTGATTATGGAAGATTATGCAATTGTTGGCGGATTAAGTGCAGTGCATCAATTTTGTCGTTTGGGCAAACTAAGTATTGTGGGCGGCTGCGCGAAGATTGTTCAAGATGTGCCCCCATTTATGATTGCAGATGGAAATCCAGCAGCTATTCGTTCGATTAATACGGTGGGATTACAGCGGCAAGGAGTGGAAGAATCTGTTCAACAGGATTTAAAACAGGCTTTTAAATGGCTTTATGGGGGTAGTTATAATACTACTCAGGCATTGGATAAAATTGAAGATGAAATCCAGGCCTCGCAAGAAATCAAGCATTTGCTTCATTTCATTCGTCATTCACAGCGAGGAATTATTCGATAA
- a CDS encoding bifunctional UDP-3-O-[3-hydroxymyristoyl] N-acetylglucosamine deacetylase/3-hydroxyacyl-ACP dehydratase — MAELQKTLGKTVAIKGLALHTGHAVTLTLQPAAENSGFIFKRMDLKDEPVIHAHVDHVKQVERATTIAEGNVKVHTVEHVLSALRGLDVDNAIIEMDAMEPPIGDGSARPFVEMIQKAGVIEQAASRDYFELKQPLFVRGKDGGVLAALPAKEFEINCTNVTHTKWHTQFCRYLYDTKTYAEEIGGARTFVFYEEVQSLMNKGLIKGGSLENAVVIRDGNILSKEPLRYDNEFARHKVLDIIGDLALFPKRLKAQIIAIRTGHALNVELAKALAKELKMREAQSFPVENIPVGEGALDINEIMRILPHRYPFLLVDRILKFEGDSKVIAIKNVSINEPFFEGHFPGHPIMPGVLQIEALAQVASLLLLRQKGSAGNIGYFMSADKVKFRKPVLPGDTVILQVELLRARKNIGKAWGQCLVNGEIVSEGEMTFAFIDE; from the coding sequence ATGGCTGAGTTACAAAAAACATTGGGCAAAACGGTTGCAATAAAGGGTTTGGCTTTGCATACGGGGCATGCGGTGACATTGACATTGCAACCCGCTGCAGAAAATAGCGGTTTTATTTTTAAACGGATGGATTTGAAGGATGAGCCGGTGATTCATGCCCACGTGGATCATGTGAAGCAGGTGGAGCGAGCTACTACCATTGCTGAAGGTAATGTGAAAGTGCATACGGTGGAGCATGTGTTGTCGGCGTTGCGAGGGCTGGATGTAGATAATGCGATTATTGAGATGGATGCTATGGAGCCGCCCATTGGCGATGGGAGCGCGAGACCATTTGTAGAGATGATTCAAAAGGCGGGAGTGATCGAGCAAGCAGCGTCGCGAGATTATTTTGAGTTAAAACAGCCTTTGTTTGTGCGAGGTAAGGATGGTGGTGTTTTGGCGGCGCTGCCAGCGAAAGAGTTTGAAATTAATTGTACAAATGTAACTCATACCAAGTGGCACACGCAGTTTTGTCGTTATCTTTATGATACGAAGACTTATGCTGAAGAAATAGGTGGAGCGCGAACTTTTGTTTTTTATGAGGAGGTTCAAAGTTTGATGAACAAGGGTCTCATTAAGGGTGGGAGTTTGGAGAATGCGGTAGTGATTCGTGATGGTAATATTTTGTCGAAGGAACCCTTGCGTTATGACAATGAATTTGCGCGACATAAGGTGCTTGATATTATTGGCGATTTGGCGCTTTTTCCCAAGCGGTTGAAGGCACAGATTATTGCAATTCGCACCGGTCATGCTCTCAATGTGGAGCTGGCGAAGGCTTTAGCCAAAGAATTAAAGATGCGTGAAGCACAAAGTTTTCCTGTCGAAAATATTCCAGTAGGTGAGGGAGCTTTAGATATTAATGAGATTATGCGAATTCTGCCTCATCGCTATCCTTTCTTATTAGTCGATCGCATTTTAAAGTTCGAAGGGGATAGTAAAGTCATAGCCATTAAAAATGTATCGATTAACGAGCCTTTTTTTGAAGGGCATTTTCCGGGGCATCCGATTATGCCTGGGGTTTTGCAAATCGAAGCTTTGGCTCAAGTGGCAAGTCTTCTGTTATTGCGTCAAAAGGGTTCTGCGGGAAATATTGGCTATTTTATGAGCGCGGACAAGGTCAAGTTTCGCAAGCCAGTATTACCGGGTGACACGGTTATTTTGCAGGTGGAGCTATTGCGCGCGAGAAAAAATATTGGAAAAGCGTGGGGACAGTGTTTGGTTAATGGAGAGATTGTTTCTGAAGGCGAAATGACGTTTGCTTTTATCGACGAATAA
- the tmk gene encoding dTMP kinase: protein MTGCLITFEGSEGCGKSTQIQLLMEKFKAQGQTALLTREPGGTRLGEHIRHLLKFSTAGKGMVPEAELLLFCASRAQHYRELIKPAIEAGKIVICDRFLDSTTVYQGLARGIPIHLIEAAHQITLGDFRPHLTLLLDMDAEKARLRALRRVRPAYVGEDRMEIEEPAFYQKVREGYLQIAKKEKRFHIINADITPEELAQHIWKEISHVLDHCPCPEPSH from the coding sequence ATGACCGGTTGTCTCATCACATTTGAAGGATCCGAAGGCTGCGGAAAAAGCACTCAAATCCAACTTCTCATGGAAAAATTCAAAGCCCAAGGACAAACCGCACTCTTAACTCGTGAGCCGGGCGGCACTCGACTTGGAGAACACATCCGTCATCTTCTAAAATTCTCCACCGCGGGTAAAGGCATGGTGCCCGAAGCTGAACTTTTACTTTTTTGCGCCAGTCGCGCCCAACATTATCGCGAACTCATTAAACCTGCCATCGAAGCGGGAAAAATCGTCATCTGCGACCGCTTCCTTGATTCTACCACCGTTTATCAAGGTCTCGCTCGCGGCATTCCCATTCACTTGATAGAAGCCGCTCACCAAATCACCCTCGGCGATTTTCGCCCTCACCTCACTCTTCTTTTAGATATGGACGCCGAAAAAGCACGCCTTCGCGCCCTACGACGCGTTCGCCCTGCTTACGTGGGAGAAGATCGCATGGAAATTGAAGAACCCGCTTTTTATCAAAAAGTGCGAGAAGGCTATCTCCAAATCGCAAAAAAAGAAAAACGATTTCATATCATTAATGCCGACATCACTCCGGAAGAATTGGCACAACACATTTGGAAAGAAATCTCACATGTCCTTGACCATTGTCCATGCCCTGAACCGTCTCATTAG
- the accB gene encoding acetyl-CoA carboxylase biotin carboxyl carrier protein — protein sequence MEIKEIKHIIDLMTKNNLSEFDLEREGFKIRIKRGSHEAITPTVSVLPSSAPALAAHATPTPVAVAPVPTSSAPATNTKDIVSPMVGTFYRTPSPDSPPYVDVGQQVNEETVVCIIEAMKVMNEIKAEMRGVIVEVLTENNKPVEFGQPLFRIQPL from the coding sequence ATGGAGATTAAGGAAATTAAACATATCATCGATCTCATGACAAAAAACAATTTGTCAGAATTCGATCTCGAGCGTGAAGGTTTCAAAATTCGTATCAAGCGTGGCAGTCACGAAGCCATTACTCCCACTGTTTCTGTCTTACCTTCGTCCGCCCCCGCATTAGCCGCTCACGCCACTCCCACACCCGTGGCTGTCGCTCCAGTCCCCACTTCCTCTGCTCCTGCTACGAATACAAAAGATATCGTTTCCCCCATGGTTGGCACTTTTTATCGAACTCCCTCTCCCGATTCTCCTCCCTACGTTGATGTCGGTCAACAAGTCAACGAAGAGACTGTCGTTTGCATTATTGAAGCCATGAAAGTTATGAACGAAATTAAAGCAGAAATGCGCGGCGTTATCGTTGAAGTTCTCACAGAAAACAATAAACCCGTTGAATTTGGGCAACCCCTTTTCCGCATTCAACCTCTTTAA
- the accC gene encoding acetyl-CoA carboxylase biotin carboxylase subunit, which translates to MFDKVLIANRGEIALRVIRACRELGIRTLAVYSEADIDSLHVQLADEAICIGKAPSQESYLRIERVIAAAEIGDVDAIHPGYGFLAENAHFSEICESCNIKFIGPKPHAIRVMGDKNKARETARKAGVPVTPGSEGIIETEEEALKIAKKIGYPVMIKAVAGGGGRGMRPAHNDISLIKGFHSARHEAEKAFNNNAVYIEKLVENPHHIEIQVLADQEGKVVALGERDCSIQRRNQKLIEECPSPIVNEDTRKKMQRAAIKLCQAVKYEGAGTLEFLMDNKGNFYFMEMNTRIQVEHPVTEEVYDVDLVREQILIAQGKPLSKRVVEAQPRRHAIEVRVNAEDPFNDFRPSPGKITLLYPPGGRGVRVDSHAYSGYIIPPHYDSMIGKLITYGSERSIAIHRMSRALNEYIVEGVKTTLPFASLVMNDPNFRRGKYSTSFVEQLLSKTQNLLPKAP; encoded by the coding sequence ATGTTTGATAAAGTTCTCATTGCAAATCGAGGCGAAATTGCTTTGCGCGTCATCCGAGCCTGTCGCGAATTAGGCATTCGTACCTTGGCAGTCTATTCCGAAGCCGATATCGACTCACTCCATGTTCAACTTGCCGATGAAGCCATTTGTATTGGCAAAGCCCCCAGCCAAGAAAGTTATTTAAGAATTGAGCGTGTCATCGCCGCAGCGGAAATCGGAGATGTTGACGCTATTCACCCCGGTTATGGTTTCCTAGCAGAAAATGCCCATTTTTCAGAAATTTGCGAAAGCTGTAATATTAAATTTATCGGCCCCAAACCTCACGCCATACGAGTTATGGGGGATAAAAATAAAGCGCGCGAAACTGCGAGAAAAGCCGGCGTGCCAGTCACCCCCGGAAGCGAAGGCATTATAGAAACCGAAGAAGAAGCATTAAAAATTGCCAAAAAGATAGGCTACCCTGTCATGATCAAAGCAGTGGCCGGAGGAGGAGGTCGTGGCATGCGACCCGCTCATAACGATATCAGCTTAATCAAAGGCTTCCACTCGGCCCGACACGAAGCAGAAAAAGCCTTTAATAATAACGCCGTTTACATCGAAAAACTGGTAGAAAATCCACATCATATTGAGATTCAAGTTCTCGCCGATCAGGAAGGAAAAGTCGTAGCCTTAGGCGAACGCGATTGCTCGATTCAAAGGCGAAATCAAAAACTCATAGAAGAGTGCCCTTCCCCCATCGTCAACGAAGACACTCGTAAAAAAATGCAACGTGCTGCTATTAAACTTTGCCAAGCCGTCAAATACGAAGGCGCCGGCACTCTAGAATTTCTCATGGACAACAAAGGTAACTTTTACTTCATGGAAATGAACACGCGCATCCAAGTTGAACATCCTGTGACAGAAGAAGTTTACGATGTCGATCTCGTTCGCGAACAAATCCTCATTGCTCAAGGCAAACCTCTTTCCAAGCGCGTCGTCGAAGCCCAACCCCGACGCCACGCCATCGAAGTACGCGTCAACGCTGAAGATCCATTTAATGACTTTCGTCCCTCTCCGGGTAAAATTACTCTCCTTTACCCACCCGGTGGTCGTGGTGTTCGAGTGGATTCTCATGCTTATTCCGGTTACATCATTCCTCCCCATTACGATTCCATGATCGGTAAGCTGATTACCTATGGTAGCGAACGTTCCATCGCCATCCATCGCATGTCGCGCGCACTCAATGAATATATCGTTGAAGGCGTCAAAACCACCTTACCATTTGCCAGCCTCGTTATGAACGATCCTAATTTCCGACGTGGCAAATACTCCACCAGCTTCGTGGAGCAACTCCTTTCCAAAACCCAAAACCTCCTCCCCAAAGCTCCTTAG
- a CDS encoding bifunctional 5,10-methylenetetrahydrofolate dehydrogenase/5,10-methenyltetrahydrofolate cyclohydrolase, translating to MTAQLLDGKKVAQKIHQQTLQQVKQLKEKGVTPSILFIRVGEDPASQIYVSMKDKKAAELAIFTQTHILPDSVSEKEIFSLIQQSNSDPKIHGILLQSPLPSHLNEQTFFSAIAPQKDVDGFHPENMGKLLLGDFSGFIPCTPAGIHRLLIEYKIPIEGANVALLGRGNIVGKPIAALLMQKAKDCNATVTVLHSHSKNIPEICQHADILIAAMGKPHFIKAEMVKPGATVIDVGVSRDPATHRIVGDVDFEAVQQAASFITPNPGGVGPMTIAMLMANVVRACEKLTSKI from the coding sequence ATGACAGCCCAACTGCTCGACGGAAAAAAAGTTGCTCAAAAAATTCATCAACAAACGCTTCAACAAGTTAAACAATTAAAAGAAAAAGGCGTCACTCCTTCCATCTTGTTCATTCGCGTCGGTGAAGATCCTGCCTCACAAATTTACGTGAGCATGAAAGACAAAAAAGCGGCCGAACTCGCCATATTCACCCAAACTCATATTTTACCCGATAGTGTCTCAGAAAAAGAAATTTTTTCTCTCATCCAACAATCTAATTCCGATCCCAAAATCCACGGCATTCTACTGCAATCTCCGCTCCCTTCTCATCTTAATGAACAAACCTTTTTTTCAGCAATCGCTCCGCAAAAGGATGTCGATGGATTTCATCCCGAAAACATGGGCAAACTTCTTCTCGGCGATTTTTCTGGCTTTATTCCTTGCACACCCGCCGGCATTCATCGCTTGTTAATAGAATATAAAATTCCTATCGAAGGCGCAAACGTCGCTCTCCTCGGCCGTGGCAACATTGTCGGAAAACCCATTGCAGCGCTTCTCATGCAAAAAGCCAAAGACTGTAATGCCACAGTCACAGTGTTACACTCCCACAGTAAAAATATTCCAGAAATTTGCCAGCACGCCGACATTCTGATCGCCGCAATGGGAAAGCCTCATTTCATCAAAGCAGAAATGGTCAAACCTGGAGCAACCGTTATTGACGTCGGTGTAAGCCGTGATCCCGCAACCCATCGCATTGTGGGCGACGTGGATTTTGAAGCTGTGCAACAAGCCGCCAGCTTCATCACTCCTAATCCTGGTGGCGTTGGCCCCATGACCATTGCCATGCTCATGGCCAACGTCGTCCGCGCCTGCGAAAAATTAACTTCAAAAATCTAA
- a CDS encoding integrin alpha, with protein MVTERKKYNVLGNGSLVIGAIGILSAFKAHAIPFTEVFETSSLGGTNQAGAVINGEAANHSSGFSVSGAGDVNGDGIDDFVIGAPFFMSPNPGHSYVVFGKKGGIPSQLALSSLNGSDGFRIEGLTGTPRFGFSVSSTGDFNGDGIDDIIVSDYKGSPPGKTSAGRCYLIFGKTEPFDAKLQISSLNGVNGFRINGIVSSDGALGNKVSGAGDVNGDGIDDVIIGAPYASPNGKFAAGQSYVIFGSQSPFPADFELSSLNGSNGFKINGVVSGDTSGISVGGGHDVNGDGIDDVIIGAPHLAGGAPGQSYVIFGKTEPFGATLELNSLNGNDGFKLTGEVNADFAGISVNLVSDANGDGLGDLLTGAINFSDLGNGKSYLIFGKTDAFASTVALNSLDGKNGTRFIAPPLNNTTNIALGDVVSEAGDINGDGLSDLLFHAPFVRINGNISNNFTYVVFGKRAGLGANLDLNDLPLTKGFKIRTANFLQLNFTSPHEVASNVGDVNGDGVDDIILGNTLASPNGASSGESYIIYGHDYSPQGDFTANSAPDLFLKKGRNYSVLPLAIDDTKRVIAELPDNGTFALPASIFANQKRPKVLVTLDFDDGGVTDVLVKNGKSQLKLFRLENDGKPVTPTLLDEIDFTLAKKHRFLAAGPFTGKRDDKLDLLIKNKKNLFVAENTGRSFKTNLVPVSGKLAKGKILSIQKDGIYLLKGKKISRQTIDNLALGATTELGKLASGQKAKLILDINQDGKLDVVAQGKKRAIGYVSIDSLAATPTPILTLPKKNKLIGPK; from the coding sequence GTGGTTACGGAGAGAAAAAAATATAATGTATTGGGGAATGGTTCATTAGTTATAGGAGCCATTGGAATTTTAAGCGCATTTAAAGCTCATGCTATTCCGTTTACTGAAGTTTTTGAAACGTCGAGTTTGGGTGGAACGAATCAGGCGGGAGCTGTGATTAATGGTGAGGCAGCGAATCATAGTTCTGGTTTTTCAGTTAGTGGTGCGGGCGATGTGAATGGTGATGGGATCGATGATTTTGTAATAGGCGCGCCCTTTTTTATGTCACCTAATCCAGGTCATAGTTATGTGGTTTTTGGTAAGAAGGGCGGAATCCCTTCACAGTTGGCTTTAAGCAGTTTAAATGGATCGGATGGTTTTAGGATTGAAGGTCTCACAGGCACGCCGCGTTTTGGCTTTTCAGTAAGTAGTACAGGTGATTTTAATGGCGATGGGATTGATGATATTATTGTGAGTGACTATAAAGGATCACCTCCTGGAAAAACATCAGCGGGCCGTTGTTATTTAATTTTTGGTAAGACAGAGCCTTTTGATGCCAAACTACAAATCAGTTCGCTGAATGGCGTAAATGGCTTTCGTATTAATGGAATTGTGAGTTCTGATGGTGCTTTGGGTAATAAAGTGAGCGGAGCGGGTGACGTCAATGGTGATGGGATTGATGATGTGATTATTGGAGCGCCTTATGCTTCACCGAATGGAAAGTTTGCTGCGGGTCAAAGTTACGTGATTTTCGGGAGCCAATCACCTTTTCCTGCAGATTTTGAATTAAGTAGTCTTAATGGAAGTAATGGTTTTAAAATTAATGGTGTAGTGAGTGGTGATACCTCTGGGATTTCAGTGGGAGGGGGCCATGATGTGAATGGTGATGGGATCGATGATGTGATTATTGGTGCTCCTCATTTAGCTGGAGGAGCTCCTGGTCAAAGTTACGTTATTTTTGGTAAGACAGAGCCTTTTGGGGCAACTTTGGAGCTTAATAGTTTAAATGGTAATGACGGATTCAAATTAACCGGCGAAGTTAATGCTGATTTTGCTGGTATTTCAGTCAACCTAGTGAGTGATGCGAATGGAGATGGTTTGGGTGATTTGCTAACCGGAGCCATTAATTTTTCGGATCTTGGCAATGGCAAAAGTTATTTGATTTTTGGAAAAACCGACGCTTTTGCTTCGACTGTTGCTTTAAATAGTTTGGATGGTAAAAACGGAACCCGGTTTATTGCGCCGCCCTTGAATAATACCACTAATATTGCATTGGGCGATGTGGTAAGTGAGGCAGGAGATATCAATGGAGATGGTTTAAGCGATCTTTTATTCCATGCCCCTTTTGTAAGGATTAATGGTAATATTAGTAATAATTTTACTTATGTAGTTTTTGGTAAGCGTGCTGGTTTAGGCGCTAATTTAGATTTGAATGATCTTCCGCTTACAAAAGGATTTAAAATTAGAACAGCTAACTTTTTGCAGCTTAATTTCACGAGTCCACATGAGGTGGCTAGCAATGTTGGTGATGTCAACGGTGACGGAGTGGATGATATTATTTTGGGTAACACCCTTGCTTCTCCTAATGGCGCGAGCTCGGGTGAAAGTTATATTATTTATGGTCACGACTATAGTCCACAGGGCGATTTTACCGCGAATAGCGCCCCTGATTTATTTTTAAAGAAGGGTAGAAATTATAGTGTGTTGCCATTAGCTATAGATGACACCAAACGAGTTATTGCTGAGTTGCCAGACAATGGCACTTTCGCTTTGCCAGCATCCATTTTTGCCAATCAAAAACGTCCTAAAGTATTGGTGACATTGGATTTTGATGATGGAGGTGTGACGGATGTTTTAGTAAAAAATGGCAAGAGTCAATTGAAGCTTTTTAGATTGGAAAATGACGGAAAGCCAGTAACACCCACTTTATTAGATGAAATAGATTTTACTTTAGCTAAAAAACATCGCTTTTTAGCGGCTGGACCGTTTACGGGTAAAAGAGATGATAAACTCGATTTATTGATAAAGAACAAAAAAAATCTTTTCGTGGCCGAAAATACGGGAAGAAGTTTTAAGACTAACTTAGTTCCGGTAAGCGGGAAATTGGCAAAAGGAAAAATTTTATCGATTCAAAAAGATGGGATTTATTTGTTAAAAGGTAAAAAGATCAGTCGACAAACGATTGATAATTTAGCGCTAGGCGCCACAACGGAACTGGGAAAATTAGCTTCGGGACAAAAAGCCAAATTAATTTTAGACATTAATCAAGATGGTAAACTTGATGTCGTGGCTCAAGGCAAAAAACGAGCCATCGGTTATGTATCGATTGATAGTTTGGCCGCCACACCGACTCCTATTTTAACTTTGCCTAAGAAAAATAAATTAATCGGTCCGAAATAA